DNA sequence from the Ammoniphilus sp. CFH 90114 genome:
CCACGTGGAGCGTATACGTCATCCGATCCCCAGCAAAGGTTTCATTTAATGCTCGATCTTTGACTTGCAGGTCCTTTAACTTCGCCTGGTTAGATTCTTGGTATACCGTCAAGGTATAGCCTTGCGTCGTTTTTCCATCCTCCGCCGTCACGAGAATCTCGATCGGCGTCGGACTGCCGTCCGTGTTCAACGGCACCGTTCGGGTGCTCGTGCCTGGCTGGGCATCGTGACCTCCAATCTTCACCATTGCTTTCGGATCTTCCGCTATAGCGGTGACATCCACACTCGGGGTTCCCTTCACCACGTGGAGCGTATACGTCATCCGGTCTCCGGCAAAAGTCTCATTTAATTGTTGGTCTTTGACTTGCAGATCCTTGAGTGACGCTACGTTAGAACCATTACCTATAAATTCAATGGGTACATCGGTTTGTCCACTATTATTTCTTCCCCAGGAAACAATGGTGCCATCTGCTCTCAATGCAAGAGAGTGATTCGTTCCAGCCGCTATTCCCACTACATTTTTTAAACCTTGAGGAATATCTGATTGATTATAAGTGTTATCTCCCCATGCGAGTACAGTTCCGTCTGATTTCAAAGCAAGACTATGACGAGCACCTGCTGCAATCATTACAATCCCATTTACCTCTGCTGGTACTGTACTTTGACCGTAAGAATTCCAACCCCAAGCCCTTATCGTTCCATCAGACCTTAGTGCTAGGGAGTGATGGCTACCTGCAGCAATAGCAACAACATGGGTTAAATCACTAGGAACACTTACTTGATTCTCCAAATTTCTCCCCCATGCAACGACCCTACCATCAGCTCTTAAAGCAAGCGAGTGAGCATATCCAGCAGTTATGGAGTTAACTCCGTCTAAACCAATCGGAATATCTCCTTGACCAAAAGAATTACTTCCCCAAGCTCTAACCGTTCCGTCGCTTAATAGTGCTAAAGAATGATGAGCACCTGCTGCTATTTGTTTGACTTTCCCTAACCCAGTTGGAACCTCAGTTTGACTATTAGAGTTAGAACCCCACGCTTTAACTTTTCCATCAGACGAAAGCGCTAGGGAATGATCAAACCCTGCCACAATAGCCGTTACATTGCTCAAATTTAGAGGGATCTCTTTTTGATTTTTGTCGTTACTTCCCCAAACAACCACTGAGCCATCCTTTTTAATCGCCAATGAATGTTGGCTTCCACCATCAATTTTCTTACTGTTGTTAATGGCATCTTGAACAGTAAGTGTTGCTGCATAAATTGTAGATAGATTTAGATTTATCATGAGTAACGCTAAAACTAAAAAGTACGTAAAAAACTTTTTTCGCATAAAATACCGGCAAGGTACCACGTGTTGCCCAATTAGAAGTAGACAAGAAAAAACGATGTGTCCATGGATCACATCATTTTTATTCCCCCACTCAGACCTGCCCCTCCCTCCTTCTATGAATTCAATCTGGCAAGAAAATATCTTTCCTATCGTAGGCCTTATTTCTTCTTATCAAAAAAAACACTATCTTGATACCTCTCATCCATTCCGTAGCTCTGCTGAATCATCATTTTCTTCCTTTCCGCTCCCAAACGCTCACGGATCTTCTCTTGAAGTGGTGGGATAAGGCGAGTAATTTCCTTCCGAAGTTCTAGTATTTCAGCAAGAAGAGACTTAATTTTTTTCTCCTCAGCCTCTAATATGACTGGCTTTTTGTTGAATTGTTCAATTTCACCCAGGATCACTTCACATCTTTCCACACTCTCCAAAAAACCTTCAGGATCCTCAGCTTGCAGGCAAGTTAGCTGTTTCTGCGTCTCTTCTTTAAAAGCTTCTAAACAAACCTTCTTCCCCTCAAAAGGACTACCTACCATCCTACTGTCCCGTTCCGGCTTTAACCAATTTAAGTGCCTGGGCCCACGTATCGCGGAACTCCTCCGCATAACCGGTTACTTCCTCAATTATAGCTCTATCCTTACTGATATTAGCCTCAATCAGTCTTCTGAGCATATAATCGTAGAGCCTTGCCATGTCATTAGCAACGTCATATTCCATTTTCAGTGTATATAAAAGCTCATTAATGATATTCTGACTCTTGATCAAATTTACATTGACCTCTGATATATTTCCTTTATCTAGCTCTATCACGGAAAGCTTGAGAAACTTAATTAACCCATTGTAAAGCATTAATGTTAATTCCCCAGGTGTGCTTGTTTGAATTCTTTGTTGTTGATATTGGTATGCCGCCTGATTCATAACCATCTTTTAAACCCCTCCCCCAAATAGCTGCATTAAATAAGAAGATTGTGAATTGTACTTGCTCAATGCTGTTTCCATAGCAGCAAATTGCTTATAATAATTACTTTCTTTCCGAGTCAAGTTTCTATCTTCGACATTGATCCTGGATTGTGTTTGCGTCAGGAGCAAACCAATCGTACTTTGGTCATACTGCGTTTTTCCGGATACCCCCGCTTTTTTTGTGAATTTAGTGAACTGCTCATCCAAATCATCCATTAAGCGATTAACGATCCCTTTGCTCTCCAGCTTGTCTCCTGATTGAGAGAATAGATTCATCACAGCATCGGGGTCTTCTTCCAGAACCTTTTTCAACTTATCTTCATCGATGGATAGCTTCCCTCTGTCCTCTAAGCTGTTTGATTTAATTCCTATTGAAGCAAGAGTATTGTATGAGCTACCATTAGCTACCGAGGAAGTCACGTAAGACCTCAGTTTATTGGTAATATCCGATAAAATTGGATCATTGCGCAAAAGTCCGCTCTTGGCTTTTTCCTCCCACTTTTTGATCTGGTCTTCGGTTAAATTTTCTTTATCCTCATCAAGTAAAGGCTCATAGGATCGGTTAACAGGCTCCGAAATCGTCTTCTGCAGCTTCTCTAGCAACTCATTATACTTATCTACAAAAGCCTTGACGTTTTTTACCGCTTCGTCGACATTACGAGAAAACGTAAGACTGCTGGATATATAATTGCCGGATGCATCAACTGTAGGTTTTTTGATCGTATAATTAACGCCCATTATGTTAAAATCATTACGTGTAAAGGTATTAATTTCATTTCCATCAAATACGATCTGAGCATTTCTTCCCTGTGTCGTTGTGATTCCAGACCCGTTTGCGGATACTTCTGCTCCATAGCCCAAGGAAGCATTACCACTGACCTTGATGAAACTTGAGCCACCCGTAGTCTCTGATCTAAAGCCAATTCTGCCTGTCTCATCAGCGAAGGCCCCAACCTTACTAGCGAGGGGCGAGCCTGAAATGGATTCGTTCATTGCCTTCACCAAGTCTTCAGTGGAATTATATGTACGCTGTGGAATCGATAGATTTGTAGCCCCTCCTCCCAAATCAATAGTGAGGGTATTATTAGTACTGTCAATTGTTACAGGTGTCGGTGAAGCCGGGTCAATAACCGTGGTTCCTGTCACATACGCACTCGAGCCGAATCCAAGTGTCTTACTGAGAAAGTCCTTTCCCTCCGCAGAGCTCCCGCTAAAATCAATCTT
Encoded proteins:
- a CDS encoding flagellar protein FliT codes for the protein MVGSPFEGKKVCLEAFKEETQKQLTCLQAEDPEGFLESVERCEVILGEIEQFNKKPVILEAEEKKIKSLLAEILELRKEITRLIPPLQEKIRERLGAERKKMMIQQSYGMDERYQDSVFFDKKK
- the fliD gene encoding flagellar filament capping protein FliD; the protein is MSTINPFSPTRITGMASGMDTDSLVQKLMSAERLPVNRLKKQQQKMLWQSEAYRQWNTDLFTFRSKTLFDMRLSKTFNTFNVQSSQSDAVSAVATGDAIAGTYNMTVKGLAESATLKGNKVNLDPTKKLSDLGARALSAETTLKLSVTTNPDDPKTLSADIAIKPTDTINDVVSKLNGAKDTSGKSLGLQAIYDKNLQQFILKTKDTGAATKIDFSGSSAEGKDFLSKTLGFGSSAYVTGTTVIDPASPTPVTIDSTNNTLTIDLGGGATNLSIPQRTYNSTEDLVKAMNESISGSPLASKVGAFADETGRIGFRSETTGGSSFIKVSGNASLGYGAEVSANGSGITTTQGRNAQIVFDGNEINTFTRNDFNIMGVNYTIKKPTVDASGNYISSSLTFSRNVDEAVKNVKAFVDKYNELLEKLQKTISEPVNRSYEPLLDEDKENLTEDQIKKWEEKAKSGLLRNDPILSDITNKLRSYVTSSVANGSSYNTLASIGIKSNSLEDRGKLSIDEDKLKKVLEEDPDAVMNLFSQSGDKLESKGIVNRLMDDLDEQFTKFTKKAGVSGKTQYDQSTIGLLLTQTQSRINVEDRNLTRKESNYYKQFAAMETALSKYNSQSSYLMQLFGGGV
- the fliS gene encoding flagellar export chaperone FliS; the encoded protein is MVMNQAAYQYQQQRIQTSTPGELTLMLYNGLIKFLKLSVIELDKGNISEVNVNLIKSQNIINELLYTLKMEYDVANDMARLYDYMLRRLIEANISKDRAIIEEVTGYAEEFRDTWAQALKLVKAGTGQ
- a CDS encoding cadherin-like beta sandwich domain-containing protein; the protein is MRKKFFTYFLVLALLMINLNLSTIYAATLTVQDAINNSKKIDGGSQHSLAIKKDGSVVVWGSNDKNQKEIPLNLSNVTAIVAGFDHSLALSSDGKVKAWGSNSNSQTEVPTGLGKVKQIAAGAHHSLALLSDGTVRAWGSNSFGQGDIPIGLDGVNSITAGYAHSLALRADGRVVAWGRNLENQVSVPSDLTHVVAIAAGSHHSLALRSDGTIRAWGWNSYGQSTVPAEVNGIVMIAAGARHSLALKSDGTVLAWGDNTYNQSDIPQGLKNVVGIAAGTNHSLALRADGTIVSWGRNNSGQTDVPIEFIGNGSNVASLKDLQVKDQQLNETFAGDRMTYTLHVVKGTPSVDVTAIAEDPKAMVKIGGHDAQPGTSTRTVPLNTDGSPTPIEILVTAEDGKTTQGYTLTVYQESNQAKLKDLQVKDRALNETFAGDRMTYTLHV